From Halotia branconii CENA392, the proteins below share one genomic window:
- a CDS encoding class I SAM-dependent methyltransferase encodes MTSTIYGPLCTKAYEITKPIGGKYPDVPYYIKHLSQVGGRILEAMVGTGRLLIPLLEAGLNVEGVDTSPDMLANCRKHCTARELNPVLYEGSVENLDLPGKFRAIAVSFGSFMLLERTAAIAALQAFTRHLEPHGRIYIDLELPIEDFKTENLVKQRPPITCPDGSTIVLQSTSGIDWLNQLNTTVIRYEKWKDSKLIATELQYLTLHWFGRDEFIMCLQENGYKNITLCANYTDGLQPNGTKKT; translated from the coding sequence ATGACATCCACGATATACGGGCCATTGTGTACCAAAGCGTATGAGATTACTAAGCCCATTGGTGGAAAGTATCCAGACGTTCCCTACTACATTAAACATCTTTCTCAAGTCGGCGGCAGAATCCTGGAGGCAATGGTAGGGACGGGACGACTACTTATTCCATTACTAGAAGCTGGTCTCAATGTTGAAGGCGTTGATACTTCACCGGATATGCTAGCTAACTGTCGAAAGCATTGTACAGCTAGAGAGCTAAATCCCGTTCTCTATGAAGGTAGTGTAGAAAATCTTGACCTTCCTGGCAAGTTTAGGGCGATCGCAGTTTCCTTCGGCTCATTCATGTTGCTAGAACGAACTGCTGCTATTGCAGCGTTGCAAGCTTTTACTCGTCACTTGGAACCGCACGGACGTATTTATATTGACTTAGAACTACCTATCGAAGATTTTAAAACAGAAAATCTTGTTAAGCAGCGACCGCCAATTACTTGCCCTGATGGCTCAACAATCGTCTTGCAATCCACATCTGGTATAGACTGGCTCAATCAACTCAATACAACTGTGATTCGTTACGAGAAATGGAAGGATAGTAAACTCATCGCCACAGAGTTGCAATATTTAACCCTCCATTGGTTTGGGCGCGATGAATTTATTATGTGTTTGCAGGAAAACGGCTACAAAAACATCACCCTCTGCGCCAATTATACCGATGGGTTACAGCCGAATGGCACTAAGAAAACCTAA
- a CDS encoding IS4 family transposase, whose amino-acid sequence MTLRVQILKDKLNQSLGLPFKELLPESAIRQTISDLKIKYKKRLFDPFITLWAFLSQVLDTDKTCHNAVSKIIAHLAESEVEVPSTDTSAYCQARSRLPEKLLEKLFNYSAQNLEEKVTQENLWCGRNVKVIDGSTVSMPDTVENQKEYPQPSSQKPGCGFPIAKIGVIFSLATGAAIALCIDVLNTHDIKLARRLYSFLKPNDVLLGDRAFCAYADMFAIKQLDCDAVFRKHSSRTTTMRKGKIVGDCDKLVTWYKPKRCPSWLSKDEFDALPPSIIVREIYYYIVIPGFRTARVSLITTLLDQAIYPTLKIVQIYYQRWQVELDLRHLKTTLGMDVLRCKTPSMVRKEIHVYLLAYNLLRSLMWQAGTTYNTPPSRLSLQGTRHHLINFIPKFEVADSKKRLRLYCTLLKIIVHKEVPDRPARTEPRVIKRRPKAYPRLTKPRQELRKQLQNA is encoded by the coding sequence GTGACACTACGAGTACAAATCCTCAAGGACAAATTGAATCAAAGTTTAGGGCTACCTTTTAAAGAATTATTGCCAGAATCTGCAATTAGGCAAACAATCTCTGATTTAAAGATCAAATACAAAAAGCGATTATTTGACCCATTTATAACGTTGTGGGCATTTTTATCTCAAGTTTTAGATACTGATAAAACTTGCCACAATGCTGTGAGTAAGATAATTGCACATTTGGCAGAATCAGAGGTAGAAGTTCCCTCAACAGATACAAGTGCATACTGCCAAGCAAGGTCGAGATTACCAGAAAAATTATTGGAGAAACTCTTCAATTATTCAGCACAAAATTTAGAAGAGAAAGTGACACAAGAAAACTTATGGTGTGGTCGGAATGTGAAAGTGATAGATGGCTCGACTGTCTCCATGCCGGACACTGTAGAGAATCAAAAAGAATACCCTCAACCTAGTAGTCAGAAACCTGGATGTGGATTCCCAATTGCCAAAATTGGGGTGATATTCAGTTTAGCTACAGGAGCCGCTATTGCATTATGTATCGATGTTCTGAACACCCATGATATTAAATTAGCAAGGAGGTTGTACAGTTTTCTCAAACCAAATGATGTGCTTTTAGGGGATAGAGCGTTTTGCGCTTACGCTGATATGTTTGCTATTAAACAACTTGATTGTGATGCCGTATTTCGTAAGCATTCATCTCGCACAACAACCATGCGAAAAGGCAAAATCGTTGGAGACTGTGACAAGCTTGTTACTTGGTATAAACCTAAAAGATGCCCTTCATGGTTGAGTAAAGACGAATTTGATGCTCTACCTCCTTCAATAATTGTACGAGAAATTTACTACTACATTGTAATTCCTGGTTTTCGTACTGCAAGAGTCAGTTTAATCACTACTTTATTAGATCAAGCAATTTATCCGACCTTAAAAATAGTTCAAATCTACTATCAACGGTGGCAAGTTGAACTCGATTTAAGACATTTGAAAACTACTCTAGGTATGGATGTTTTGCGATGTAAAACCCCTTCAATGGTACGCAAAGAAATTCATGTTTATTTACTTGCTTACAATTTACTTCGGAGCTTGATGTGGCAGGCTGGGACTACTTATAATACCCCTCCAAGTCGTTTATCGCTACAAGGTACTCGCCATCATTTAATTAATTTTATTCCCAAATTCGAGGTTGCTGACTCTAAAAAACGGCTTAGACTTTATTGCACTTTGCTAAAAATTATCGTTCACAAAGAAGTTCCTGACCGTCCCGCACGCACTGAACCACGAGTTATTAAACGCCGCCCCAAAGCTTACCCCAGATTGACCAAACCCCGGCAAGAATTACGCAAACAATTGCAGAATGCTTAA
- a CDS encoding Uma2 family endonuclease gives MSQTTGGVRWTIQDIAALPDNEWIRYEIIDGELFVTRSPHHKHQHVIGCIFSVLNTWSIDSGLGEPSIMPGLIFSDSDNVAPDVVWVSYERLAQIQDEAGHFRGAPELVVEVLSVGKANEERDRLAKLKLYSVQGVQEYWIVDRIAQRIEVYRRDNAQLKLVTTLLVNDVITSPLLVNDVITSPLLPNFTCQVARLFVSRG, from the coding sequence ATGAGCCAGACTACAGGCGGTGTTCGTTGGACAATTCAAGATATTGCAGCTTTACCCGATAACGAATGGATTCGTTATGAAATTATTGACGGAGAATTGTTTGTGACGCGATCGCCCCACCATAAACATCAGCACGTAATTGGATGTATCTTTTCAGTGCTAAACACTTGGTCGATAGATAGTGGTTTGGGAGAACCATCCATTATGCCTGGACTGATTTTTTCTGACTCCGATAATGTAGCTCCTGATGTGGTGTGGGTGAGTTATGAACGGTTGGCACAAATTCAAGATGAAGCGGGGCATTTTCGCGGAGCGCCAGAACTAGTAGTGGAAGTGCTATCTGTGGGAAAAGCTAATGAAGAACGCGATCGATTAGCTAAGTTGAAATTGTATTCGGTTCAGGGAGTGCAGGAGTATTGGATTGTTGATCGCATTGCTCAAAGGATTGAAGTCTATCGGCGAGACAATGCTCAGTTAAAACTGGTGACGACGTTGTTAGTGAATGATGTGATCACATCACCGTTGTTAGTGAATGATGTGATCACATCACCGTTACTGCCTAACTTTACTTGTCAAGTAGCGCGTCTTTTTGTGTCACGAGGTTAG
- a CDS encoding transposase produces the protein MLDILSLLQCLLPQINATTMRRMNQIIMAMLAMSGRATMLGISRWTDIGGSYRTMLRFFHTVIPWATLFWLFFRKHLWRKDEVYLLAGDEVVVSKSGKQTYGLDRFFSSLVNKPISGLSFFVLSLVSVEQRQSFPIQIEQVIKSNTKTNIQLSSEKIKTKEKRGRGRPKGSKNKNKTEVIFTSELLLIKKMINSLFKLVANFIPLTYLVVDGHFGNNNALQMARQVNLHIISKLRHDSALYIPYENPDYHKRSRRKYGDKLDYSNIPDKYLSKSSIEDEIQSDIYQATLLHKEFAQALNVVILVKTNLKTNVRSHVVLFSSDLELSFEKIIDYYKLRFQIEFNFRDAKQFWGLEDFMNLRQTAVTNAANFAFFMVNLSHHLLADFRLINPGSGIIDLKAHYRGFRYIHEILKMLPEIPEPILLNQIFAKLTSLGRIHPVSTGVEPS, from the coding sequence ATGTTGGACATCCTATCACTGTTACAATGCCTGCTACCGCAGATCAACGCTACGACGATGCGCCGAATGAACCAGATCATCATGGCCATGTTAGCAATGAGCGGCCGAGCCACCATGTTGGGAATTTCTCGTTGGACAGACATTGGTGGTAGTTATCGGACAATGTTGAGATTTTTTCATACAGTAATACCTTGGGCAACATTGTTTTGGCTGTTTTTTCGTAAACATTTATGGCGAAAGGATGAAGTATATTTGCTTGCCGGAGATGAAGTTGTAGTCAGCAAGTCGGGTAAACAGACTTATGGGTTGGATAGATTCTTCTCTAGCCTAGTAAACAAACCTATATCAGGGCTATCTTTCTTTGTCTTGTCGTTAGTAAGTGTTGAGCAAAGACAGTCATTTCCGATTCAAATAGAACAAGTAATCAAGAGTAATACTAAAACAAATATTCAGTTGTCAAGCGAAAAAATAAAAACCAAAGAAAAACGTGGACGTGGACGACCAAAAGGGAGTAAAAACAAAAATAAAACCGAAGTGATATTCACATCTGAACTATTGCTAATTAAAAAGATGATTAATTCACTATTCAAGTTAGTAGCTAATTTTATTCCCCTAACATACTTGGTAGTAGATGGTCATTTTGGTAACAACAACGCTTTACAGATGGCACGACAAGTGAACTTGCACATAATTTCCAAGTTGCGCCACGATTCAGCATTATATATCCCTTATGAAAATCCTGACTATCATAAACGCTCTCGTCGTAAATACGGTGACAAACTAGACTATAGTAATATACCTGACAAATATTTATCTAAAAGTAGCATTGAGGATGAGATTCAAAGTGATATTTATCAAGCCACTCTCCTTCACAAAGAATTTGCCCAAGCTCTAAATGTAGTGATTTTAGTCAAAACCAATCTTAAGACTAATGTTCGTAGCCATGTAGTTCTATTCTCCAGTGACCTGGAATTATCATTTGAAAAAATAATTGATTATTACAAACTCCGCTTTCAAATCGAGTTTAACTTCCGTGATGCAAAGCAGTTTTGGGGGTTGGAAGATTTTATGAATCTGAGGCAAACTGCGGTAACTAACGCTGCTAATTTCGCATTTTTTATGGTTAATTTATCTCATCATCTTCTCGCTGATTTTCGCCTCATTAATCCCGGCTCCGGCATTATTGACCTTAAGGCTCATTATCGTGGCTTTCGATATATCCATGAAATTTTAAAAATGCTTCCAGAAATCCCTGAGCCTATTTTATTAAACCAGATTTTTGCCAAGCTTACTTCTTTAGGACGCATTCATCCCGTTTCTACGGGCGTTGAACCCTCGTAA
- a CDS encoding type I restriction endonuclease: MTQTTAITEAITTLLDAENRFGFVRVEDEQFFSEWYEGLPEITEEEKASVDVLRRRYLYHRAGGDLLEGTVMLLLVSPILALTGFYDPPFRIKAESSVELILNDGEEILRGRIDVLVLQDQFWVMVLESKKTTLSVWSAVPQALAYLMANPNLHKPVFGMVTNGDDILFVKVTQINTPQYDLSRVFAPFASTRELYSVLQILKRIGQVISSVL, from the coding sequence ATGACACAAACCACAGCAATTACAGAAGCGATTACCACTCTATTGGATGCAGAAAATCGATTCGGTTTTGTGCGTGTTGAGGATGAGCAGTTTTTTTCGGAGTGGTATGAAGGATTACCTGAAATTACAGAAGAGGAAAAAGCTTCTGTGGATGTCCTGCGGCGTAGGTATCTCTATCATCGTGCTGGAGGTGATTTACTAGAAGGGACAGTCATGTTGTTACTAGTATCACCAATACTTGCACTCACTGGGTTTTACGATCCTCCTTTTAGGATCAAAGCTGAATCATCCGTGGAACTGATATTGAATGACGGTGAGGAGATACTACGCGGACGGATTGACGTTTTAGTGCTACAAGACCAGTTCTGGGTCATGGTGTTAGAGTCGAAAAAAACCACGCTTTCAGTTTGGTCAGCGGTACCGCAAGCCCTGGCTTACCTGATGGCTAACCCCAACCTGCATAAACCTGTGTTCGGTATGGTGACGAATGGGGATGATATTTTATTTGTGAAAGTAACACAAATAAATACGCCACAGTATGACCTATCAAGGGTCTTCGCTCCATTTGCATCTACCAGAGAACTGTACAGTGTTTTGCAAATTCTTAAGCGGATTGGTCAGGTAATCTCTTCTGTATTGTAA
- a CDS encoding putative molybdenum carrier protein, producing the protein MLLASTLKIISGGQTGADRAALDWAIVHQVDHGGWCPRGRKAEDGIINARYKLTETPSSKYSQRTEWNVRDSDGTVIFSISPEIFAGTLLTVESAQKYQKPYIHVCKQLTDINPVSQLQLFISNFGIVNLNVAGPRASNEPEVYQFVKEILDRAFLPYTIYL; encoded by the coding sequence ATGTTGTTAGCTTCCACTTTAAAAATTATTTCTGGTGGTCAGACAGGAGCAGACCGCGCAGCTCTTGATTGGGCTATAGTTCATCAAGTTGATCACGGAGGTTGGTGTCCCAGAGGCCGTAAAGCAGAAGACGGTATTATTAATGCACGCTATAAATTAACTGAAACACCATCATCTAAATATTCTCAGCGGACTGAATGGAATGTCCGTGACTCTGATGGAACTGTTATATTTTCCATTTCTCCAGAGATTTTTGCAGGTACTTTATTGACTGTTGAATCAGCTCAAAAATATCAAAAACCATATATACATGTGTGTAAACAATTAACTGATATAAATCCTGTCAGTCAACTTCAATTATTTATCTCAAACTTTGGAATAGTAAACCTTAATGTTGCTGGGCCAAGAGCGTCAAATGAACCAGAGGTTTATCAGTTTGTCAAAGAAATTCTTGACCGTGCTTTTTTGCCTTATACCATTTATTTGTAA
- a CDS encoding bluetail domain-containing putative surface protein — MTSLRSTTTYTYDANGKLISENIDNDNNGITDSVITYRYDRISESFDNDGDGIADSNKIYSYDANGNLASESYDTNSDGIADSINTYIYNANGNLTFIAYDSNGDGVAESISTLSYDINGNKLSESVDNNNDGTPDFIYSYSYDAKGNLTSEKYDNNGDGITDSVTTYTYDANSNRTSEKYDNNGDGITDSVNTYTYDINSNRTSESFDDDRNGTIDRINNYTYDVNSNKTSESFDDNGDGIVDRINTYTYDANGNKTSESFDYDGDGIANNINTYAYDANGNLILESYDNNGDGIANNTNTYIYDANGDRVSESYDNNGDGIVDKIYTYSYNAARNLTYVGIDYNADGQADYSSTYTYNAQEKLTSIAVDSNGDGSIDSLTNYTYDAKGNKTSESYDHNGDGQADKIVSYTYDLNGNLTSVTTDNNGDGQADKVVSYTYDAKGNKTSESYDNNGDGQAERITNYTFDAYSNLTSISYDYDGNGEAETITKYSYGRTSASYSDAGVTTYIYNVNGQLLSERIDQNNDGSIDAIANYSYNTDGQLITKNFDNNNDSIVDEVTTYIYDANGKLTSEQIDQNNDGSIDAIANYNYNTDGQLTTKNFDNNNDSIVDEVTTYIYDVSDRLISEYIDNNHDGVNDTLVSYSYDDKGQLISKSINDDLVQGLTLYGTKGNDKLIGGAGNDQLYGLNGNDTLIGGAGADILVGGRGGGHDKFVFQHLTDSLLSNFDVITDFNICLDTIDGKKAVSAAKVANLGTINTLTESEIQTLLNQSTFAANRAATFSLGTGNEQRTFLALNDATKGFSATTDAIIEITGFSGKLSSLSIV; from the coding sequence ATGACTTCACTGAGATCTACCACAACTTATACCTACGATGCCAACGGTAAACTCATATCCGAAAACATTGACAATGATAATAATGGCATCACAGATTCAGTCATAACTTACCGCTATGATCGCATATCTGAAAGCTTTGATAACGATGGTGATGGTATTGCTGATAGCAATAAAATCTATAGCTATGATGCTAACGGTAATTTAGCATCCGAAAGCTATGATACTAACAGTGATGGCATAGCTGATAGTATTAATACTTATATTTATAATGCCAATGGCAACCTAACATTTATAGCTTATGACTCCAATGGTGATGGAGTAGCTGAGTCTATCAGCACCTTAAGTTACGACATCAACGGCAACAAGTTATCCGAAAGTGTTGACAATAATAATGACGGCACACCTGATTTTATTTATAGCTATAGCTATGATGCCAAAGGCAATCTGACATCTGAAAAATACGATAATAATGGTGACGGTATCACAGATTCAGTTACTACCTATACCTATGATGCTAATAGCAACCGCACGTCCGAAAAATACGATAATAATGGCGATGGTATAACAGATTCAGTTAATACTTATACCTACGATATTAATAGCAACCGCACATCTGAAAGCTTTGATGACGATCGCAACGGCACAATTGACCGCATCAATAATTATACTTACGATGTTAACAGTAACAAAACATCTGAAAGCTTTGACGATAATGGTGATGGAATTGTTGACCGCATCAATACTTACACTTACGATGCTAACGGTAACAAGACATCAGAAAGTTTTGACTACGATGGTGATGGCATAGCTAATAATATTAATACTTATGCCTACGATGCCAATGGCAATCTCATTTTAGAAAGCTATGATAACAATGGCGATGGTATAGCTAATAATACCAACACTTATATCTACGATGCCAATGGCGATCGCGTATCTGAAAGCTACGATAACAATGGCGATGGTATAGTTGATAAAATCTATACCTATAGTTATAACGCTGCTCGTAATTTAACTTATGTAGGTATTGACTACAATGCTGACGGTCAAGCTGACTATAGCAGCACTTATACGTACAATGCTCAAGAAAAACTAACATCTATAGCCGTTGATAGTAATGGTGATGGCAGTATTGATAGTCTCACGAACTATACTTACGATGCCAAAGGTAACAAGACATCCGAAAGTTATGATCATAACGGTGATGGTCAAGCTGATAAAATTGTTAGCTATACTTACGATCTTAATGGCAACTTAACATCTGTAACCACTGACAACAATGGTGATGGTCAGGCTGATAAAGTTGTTAGCTATACCTACGATGCCAAAGGTAACAAGACATCTGAAAGCTATGACAACAATGGTGATGGTCAAGCTGAGAGAATCACTAATTATACTTTTGATGCTTATAGTAATCTGACATCCATCAGCTATGATTACGACGGCAACGGCGAGGCTGAAACTATCACAAAATACAGCTACGGACGCACTAGTGCCAGCTACAGTGATGCTGGGGTTACAACTTACATTTATAATGTCAATGGTCAGTTACTATCTGAGCGAATTGACCAAAATAATGACGGCAGCATAGATGCGATCGCAAATTACAGCTATAATACCGATGGTCAGTTAATAACCAAGAATTTTGATAATAATAATGACAGTATCGTTGATGAAGTCACCACATACATTTACGATGCTAATGGTAAACTAACATCCGAACAAATTGACCAAAATAATGACGGCAGCATAGATGCGATCGCAAATTACAACTACAATACCGATGGTCAGTTAACAACCAAAAACTTTGATAATAATAATGACAGTATCGTTGATGAAGTCACCACATATATCTACGATGTTAGCGATCGCCTGATCTCTGAATACATTGATAATAATCATGATGGAGTCAATGATACTCTTGTCAGCTACAGTTATGATGACAAAGGTCAACTCATATCTAAATCTATCAATGATGATTTAGTACAGGGTTTAACTCTTTACGGCACAAAAGGAAACGATAAACTCATTGGCGGTGCTGGTAATGACCAACTCTATGGTCTGAATGGTAATGACACCTTGATTGGTGGTGCTGGCGCTGATATCCTTGTCGGTGGCCGTGGCGGTGGTCATGATAAATTTGTTTTTCAGCATCTCACGGATTCTTTACTGTCCAATTTTGATGTAATTACCGATTTTAATATCTGTTTAGATACCATCGATGGGAAAAAAGCAGTTTCAGCCGCTAAAGTTGCCAATCTTGGCACAATCAACACTTTAACTGAGTCGGAAATCCAAACTTTATTAAACCAATCTACGTTTGCTGCAAATAGGGCGGCGACATTTAGCTTAGGTACAGGTAATGAACAGCGCACATTTTTAGCTCTCAATGATGCGACCAAAGGATTTTCAGCCACCACAGATGCCATTATTGAAATTACTGGCTTTAGTGGAAAGTTAAGTTCGCTGTCAATCGTTTAA
- a CDS encoding diflavin flavoprotein translates to MVAIAENVQHRLTIQTVEIAPNTTAIRSLDWDRDRFDIEFGLQNGTTYNSYLIRGEQTVLIDTSHQKFRQLYLDTLKGLVNPKTIDYIIVSHTEPDHSGLVEDVLQLAPRATVLASKIALQFLEGLVHDPFSKRIVKSGDRIDIGKGHEIEFVSAPNLHWPDTIFSYDRKTQTIFTCDAFGMHFCDDRTFDEDLEAIEADFRFYYDCLMGPNARSLLNAMKRMSELGKINIIANGHGPLLHHHLDVLTGCYDSWSQRQAKAETTVGLFYVSEYGYSDQLGMAIAEGIQKTGVAIEVIDLSTAGLQEIQELAGRAAGLIIGMPPTTAVAAQAGISSLLSVAKDKQLVGLFECYGGDDEPVDTIRRKFIDLGVKEAFPAIRIKEVPTASTFQLCQEAGTDLGQLLVRERNIKQIKSLDVNMEKALGRISSGLYIVTTKKGDVSSAMLASWVSQASLQPLGFTIAVAKDRAIDSLMQEGDRFVLNVLEEGNYQELKKQFLKRLHPGADRFAGVKTRTAKNGSPILTDALAYMECEVQSSMECSDHWIVYCTVQEGRVSKPDALTAVRHRKVGNYY, encoded by the coding sequence ATGGTAGCGATCGCAGAAAATGTTCAGCATCGGCTAACTATACAGACTGTAGAAATTGCCCCTAACACAACGGCGATTCGTTCTCTCGACTGGGATCGCGATCGCTTCGATATCGAATTCGGACTGCAAAACGGTACGACTTACAATTCCTATTTAATTAGGGGCGAACAAACAGTTTTGATTGATACTTCTCACCAGAAGTTTCGTCAGCTGTATTTAGACACACTTAAAGGTCTGGTAAACCCCAAGACTATTGATTACATTATTGTCAGCCACACAGAGCCAGACCATAGCGGCTTAGTAGAAGATGTGCTTCAGTTAGCTCCTAGAGCGACTGTATTGGCTTCCAAAATTGCGCTTCAGTTTTTGGAAGGTTTGGTACACGATCCCTTCTCGAAGCGGATTGTCAAAAGTGGCGATCGCATCGATATTGGCAAGGGACACGAAATTGAATTTGTGAGTGCGCCTAACCTGCACTGGCCTGACACTATCTTTAGCTACGACCGCAAAACCCAAACTATCTTCACCTGTGATGCTTTTGGGATGCACTTCTGCGACGATCGCACCTTTGATGAAGACTTAGAGGCGATTGAAGCTGACTTTAGATTTTACTATGATTGTCTGATGGGGCCTAATGCTCGTTCTCTATTGAATGCCATGAAGAGAATGAGTGAACTTGGCAAGATTAACATTATCGCCAACGGTCACGGACCTTTGTTACATCATCATTTAGATGTGCTGACCGGGTGTTACGACAGTTGGAGTCAAAGACAAGCGAAAGCAGAAACCACCGTCGGCTTGTTCTATGTTTCCGAATACGGATACAGCGATCAGTTAGGTATGGCGATCGCTGAAGGCATCCAAAAAACTGGAGTTGCCATAGAGGTTATCGATCTTAGCACCGCCGGATTGCAAGAAATTCAAGAACTCGCAGGTAGAGCCGCTGGTCTAATTATTGGGATGCCCCCAACAACTGCTGTAGCAGCTCAGGCTGGTATCAGTTCCTTGTTATCAGTTGCTAAAGACAAGCAACTGGTGGGGCTATTTGAATGTTATGGCGGAGATGATGAACCCGTTGATACAATTCGCAGAAAATTTATTGACTTGGGTGTAAAAGAAGCCTTCCCAGCGATTCGGATTAAAGAAGTTCCTACCGCCAGTACATTCCAGTTGTGCCAAGAAGCAGGTACAGACTTAGGACAGTTGCTAGTGCGCGAACGCAACATCAAGCAGATCAAATCTCTTGATGTGAACATGGAAAAAGCCTTAGGACGGATTAGCAGCGGACTGTACATTGTCACCACCAAAAAAGGTGATGTGTCAAGTGCCATGTTAGCTTCTTGGGTATCGCAAGCAAGTTTGCAACCATTAGGATTTACAATTGCCGTCGCCAAAGACCGCGCCATTGATTCCTTGATGCAAGAAGGCGATCGCTTCGTCCTCAACGTCTTGGAAGAAGGAAATTATCAAGAACTCAAAAAACAATTCCTCAAGCGCTTACATCCTGGCGCTGACCGATTTGCTGGAGTCAAAACCCGAACCGCGAAAAACGGTTCCCCAATTCTGACAGACGCTTTGGCATACATGGAATGTGAAGTACAAAGCAGCATGGAGTGCAGCGACCACTGGATTGTCTACTGCACCGTTCAAGAAGGTCGTGTTTCTAAACCCGATGCATTAACAGCAGTTCGTCATCGCAAAGTAGGTAATTACTACTAA